A window of the Vanessa cardui chromosome 25, ilVanCard2.1, whole genome shotgun sequence genome harbors these coding sequences:
- the LOC124540415 gene encoding hexokinase-1-like: MSTAIENSLSVDTRVNGHAGYINGNSTSNGTAANGTWEQQFLPPPLQLDDRARAIKIDSRLAGLVLCGATLRRVGEVFSREIENGLRERPSSLQMENTYVPELPDGTEEGVFLALDLGGTNFRVLLLELQAGQLVREDVKQYHISDALRLGPGEDLFNFLADCVQDFLRTEGMENDELSLGFTFSFPMKQHSISSGELITWTKSFKCGGMEGVDVAALLQRSLHARGLRVTVQVLLNDTTGTLVAGAQLDPEVVIGVIMGTGSNGCYMERAERVQHWEAAHERVQDVCVDIEWGAFGDNGCLSFLRTEFDKEVDDNSLLATSFTFEKYIGGKYLGELLCAVLGGLARDGLFPGVPARGSLLSAHVSLFEEENVSGEWSRTADALRDACGRAVSRHDALVAQHVARVISNRAAQLVSVCIATLLRRMSRARASVAVDGSVFKRHPRIRALMERYIALLAPNHKFKLLGAEDGSGKGSALTAAIAARIAARAP; the protein is encoded by the exons atgtCGACGGCAATAGAAAACAGTTTGTCAGTAGACACTCGCGTCAACGGCCACGCGGGATACATCAATGGCAACAGCACGAGTAACGGCACTGCCGCCAACGGCACCTGGGAGCAGCAGTTCCTACCACCCCCACTGCAGCTTGACGACAGAGCACGAGCTATTAAG ATAGACTCCCGACTCGCAGGCCTGGTGCTCTGTGGGGCGACGCTGCGACGTGTGGGCGAGGTCTTCTCGCGAGAAATTGAAAACGGCCTGCGGGAACGACCTTCTAGTCTCCAAATGGAAAACACATATGTTCCAGAGCTGCCCGACGGAACCG AGGAAGGCGTGTTCCTGGCACTCGACCTCGGTGGTACTAACTTCCGCGTACTACTTCTGGAGCTTCAAGCTGGTCAACTCGTCAGAGAGGATGTTAAACAGTATCATATTAG TGACGCCTTGCGCCTCGGACCAGGCGAAGATCTATTCAACTTCCTGGCTGACTGCGTGCAGGATTTCTTGCGCACCGAGGGCATGGAGAATGATGAACTATCCCTTG GATTCACATTTTCGTTTCCAATGAAGCAGCATTCGATATCGTCGGGCGAGCTGATCACGTGGACCAAGAGCTTCAAGTGCGGCGGCATGGAGGGCGTGGACGTGGCGGCGCTGCTGCAGCGCAGCCTGCACGCGCGCGGCCTGCGCGTCACCGTGCAGGTGCTGCTCAACGACACCACGGGCACGCTGGTCGCCGGCGCGCAGCTCGACCCTGAAGTTGTG ATCGGGGTAATAATGGGCACGGGCTCCAACGGCTGCTACATGGAGCGCGCGGAGCGCGTGCAGCACTGGGAGGCCGCGCACGAGCGCGTGCAGGACGTGTGCGTCGACATCGAATGGGGCGCCTTCGGGGACAATGGCTGCCTCTCTTTCTTACGTACCGAGTTCGATAAGGAGGTCGACGACAATTCTCTCCTCGCTACATCGTTTAC ttTCGAGAAGTACATCGGCGGCAAGTACCTGGGAGAGCTGCTGTGCGCCGTGCTGGGCGGGCTGGCGCGCGACGGGCTGTTCCCCGGCGTGCCCGCGCGCGGCTCGCTGCTGTCTGCTCACGTCAGCCTCTTCGAGGA GGAGAACGTGTCGGGCGAGTGGTCGCGCACGGCGGACGCGCTGCGCGACGCGTGCGGGCGCGCCGTGTCGCGGCACGACGCGCTCGTGGCGCAGCACGTCGCGCGCGTCATCTCCAACCGCGCCGCGCAGCTCGTCTCCGTCT GTATCGCGACGCTGCTGCGGCGCATGTCGCGCGCGCGCGCGTCGGTGGCGGTGGACGGGTCGGTGTTCAAGCGCCACCCGCGCATCCGCGCGCTCATGGAGCGGTACATCGCGCTGCTCGCGCCCAACCACAAG TTCAAACTGCTCGGCGCGGAGGACGGCAGCGGCAAGGGCAGCGCGCTCACGGCCGCCATCGCCGCCAGGATCGCGGCGCGCGCGCCCTAG
- the LOC124540414 gene encoding epidermal growth factor receptor kinase substrate 8-like isoform X5, whose amino-acid sequence MFNKGFIFPLPVSAYTWGVGSGGSEGGRDFVIERERERERENEMERPRRQQMSAQLGRGERERGGSGGERDDASSTGSERLYEQDIAILNRCFDDIEKFIARLQHAAAASRELERRRRSRGGGKRAAGTGEGMLALRTRPPPERDFVDVLQKFKLSFNLLARLRAHIHDPNAPELVHFLFTPLALIVDAAQDVADGRLPARVVQPLLTRDALNLLANCVTSKETELWHSLGDAWLIPREQWKTTIPPYQPVFMDGWSPDYQVDDQPLRRASPRRNEAGRGADGPMVEEEAAGRADRSEGYGYDRDEPDLYGDQYASFPRNTRAMAREDSVSAASSPEREPAYRSDRDEDDLGEAWARGVSARGGRVVRVTYPRTANNDKELTVVRGEYLEVLDDSRKWWKARNRRGVTAHVPHTIVAPALSPPSSPHLYPNPIYTHYQESGGRGSGGSSPTVPESPRKVEKVVPPPPPPPPPPPEPPTPAPVIVPLKTDTMKSTKSVASTSSGLHEELKMVLPQIQQRRLDFKKTPDIFIHQKSNPDEVVAWLEAKGFSSTAQKQLRVSGHQLFALSRTQLERVLGQDEGKRLYSQVLVQRNVSGVAFTRTVQDDIGVGAAEHPAQGAREGRGLLSCQPAGPHNTHTPTNASTGNPDTTRDLFDLPDYHRSSSYC is encoded by the exons ACAG CAAATGTCAGCTCAACTGGGGCGCGGCGAACGCGAGCGCGGCGGGTCGGGGGGGGAGAGAGACGACGCCTCCTCGACGGGGTCGGAGCGACTCTACGAGCAGGACATCGCCATCCTGAATAGGTGTTTCGATGACATAGAAAAATTCATAGCGCGCCTGCAGCACGCGGCGGCCGCGTCGCGGGAGCTCGAGCGGAGGCGGCGGTCGCGCGGCGGGGGCAAGCGCGCGGCGGGCACCGGCGAGGGCATGCTGGCTCTGCGCACGCGGCCGCCCCCGGAGCGGGACTTCGTCGACGTGCTCCAGAAGTTCAAGCTCTCCTTCAACCTCCTGGCGCGACTGCGCGCCCACATCCACGACCCCAACGCGCCGGAGCTGGTGCACTTCCTGTTCACGCCGCTGGCGCTCATCGTGGACGCGGCGCAGGACGTGGCCGACGGCCGGCTGCCCGCGCGCGTCGTGCAGCCGCTGCTGACCCGCGACGCGCTCAACCTGCTCGCCAATTGCGTCACCAGCAAAGAGACGGAGCTGTGGCACTCTCTCGGCGACGCGTGGCTCATACCCAG AGAACAATGGAAGACGACAATACCTCCGTACCAACCGGTATTCATGGACGGCTGGTCTCCGGACTATCAAGTCGACGACCAACCTTTGCGTCG GGCGTCTCCTCGGCGAAATGAGGCCGGTCGGGGTGCGGATGGGCCTATGGTAGAGGAGGAAGCAGCTGGGAGGGCTGACCGCTCGGAAGGCTACGGATACGATCGAGATGAGCCCGACTTGTATGGCGATCAATATGCGTCGTTTCCCAG AAACACGCGAGCGATGGCTCGCGAGGACTCCGTCTCAGCGGCGTCGTCCCCTGAGCGCGAGCCAGCTTACAGAAGCGATCGTGACGAGG ATGACTTGGGCGAGGCGTGGGCGAGGGGCGTGTCAGCGCGCGGGGGGCGGGTGGTGCGCGTCACCTACCCCCGCACCGCCAATAATGACAAGGAGCTGACCGTTGTACGCGGGGAGTATTTAGAG GTGCTGGACGACTCCCGCAAGTGGTGGAAGGCGCGCAACCGGCGCGGGGTGACGGCGCACGTGCCGCACACCATCGTGGCGCCCGCGCTGTCGCCGCCCTCCTCGCCGCACCTCTACCCCAACCCCATCTACACGCATTATCAG GAGAGCGGTGGAAGGGGCTCCGGCGGCAGCAGTCCCACCG TTCCAGAATCACCGCGTAAGGTTGAGAAGGTGGTACCACCTCCTCCACCACCGCCGCCGCCACCACCCGAACCTCCGACGCCAGCACCCGTGATCGTGCCCCTCAAAACTGACACCATGAAGT CGACGAAGTCGGTAGCAAGTACCAGTAGCGGCCTGCACGAGGAACTGAAGATGGTTTTACCCCAGATCCAGCAGCGCCGGCTCGACTTCAAAAAAACCCCCGACATCTTCATACACCAG AAATCAAATCCTGACGAAGTAGTGGCTTGGTTGGAAGCGAAGGGCTTCAGCTCGACGGCTCAGAAGCAGCTGCGGGTGTCCGGCCACCAGCTGTTCGCTCTCTCGCGCACCCAGCTGGAACGCGTGCTCGGGCAGGACGAAGGCAAACGACTCTACAGCCAAGTCCTTGTGCAGAGAAACGTTTCTGGG GTTGCGTTCACGCGCACAGTACAAGACGACATCGGCGTCGGAGCTGCAGAGCATCCTGCGCAAGGTGCGCGAGAAGGTCGAGGTCTCCTGAGCTGCCAGCCCGCGGGCCCGCACAACACGCACACGCCAACCAATGCCAGCACAGGAAACCCGGATACCACACGCGACCTGTTCGACCTCCCGGACTACCACAGAAGTTCCTCTTATtgctaa